From one Rubrobacter xylanophilus genomic stretch:
- the whiA gene encoding DNA-binding protein WhiA translates to MRLHSFASELRRQIASAAGSSPRTARAELAGLLDAAGCWDGSGVTFSTLSPAVARALIRLWRSQFGVVAHLRAVEPDRFGRPRYAVRAEGEPVLRAAGELHPLREARGAADRAGYLRGAFAGAGSVTRPGGPGGHHLEFVHPEEEFVRRVARFSRAPLSLTRRRGRWVAYTKSADGVTTVLSQMGLHDAVLEYEARAVLGEAKANANRITNFDAANAGRTARAAARQQAALRRLDPKVLPPALREMLELRLEYPDAALAELARLGGISRSAANHRLRRLVALAERAAREEGAVNLGPLRAE, encoded by the coding sequence GTGAGGCTGCACTCGTTCGCCTCTGAGCTGCGGCGCCAGATCGCCTCGGCGGCGGGTTCCTCCCCGCGCACCGCCCGCGCCGAGCTCGCCGGGCTCCTGGACGCCGCCGGATGCTGGGACGGGTCCGGGGTCACCTTTTCCACCCTCAGCCCGGCGGTCGCCCGCGCCCTGATCCGACTGTGGCGTTCCCAGTTCGGCGTCGTGGCCCACCTGAGGGCCGTGGAGCCGGACCGTTTCGGCCGCCCGCGCTACGCGGTGCGTGCCGAGGGGGAGCCGGTGCTCCGGGCCGCCGGGGAGCTGCATCCTTTGCGCGAGGCCCGGGGCGCCGCCGACCGGGCCGGGTATCTGCGGGGCGCCTTCGCGGGTGCGGGCTCCGTGACCCGGCCCGGGGGGCCGGGGGGGCACCACCTGGAGTTCGTCCACCCGGAGGAGGAGTTCGTCCGGCGGGTGGCCCGCTTCTCCCGGGCCCCGCTCAGCCTCACCCGCCGGCGGGGACGCTGGGTCGCCTACACCAAGAGCGCCGACGGGGTGACGACGGTGCTCTCCCAGATGGGGCTGCACGACGCCGTGCTCGAGTACGAGGCCCGCGCGGTGCTCGGCGAGGCCAAGGCCAACGCCAACCGGATCACCAACTTCGACGCGGCCAACGCCGGGAGGACCGCCCGGGCCGCCGCCCGCCAGCAGGCGGCCCTCCGGCGGCTCGACCCGAAGGTGCTGCCCCCCGCGCTCAGGGAGATGCTCGAGCTCCGCCTGGAGTACCCGGACGCCGCGCTCGCCGAGCTCGCCCGGCTCGGCGGCATCTCCCGGAGCGCCGCCAACCACCGCCTCCGGCGGCTCGTCGCGCTGGCCGAGCGCGCCGCCCGGGAAGAGGGGGCTGTTAATCTCGGCCCGTTGCGGGCAGAATAG
- a CDS encoding glutathione S-transferase family protein, producing MSMGMLVEGEWVAEDRLSDEQGRFVRRESRFRDRITADGSSGFAAEPGRYHLYVSWACPWAHRTAIMRRLKGLEDAVSLSSVLPHMGEDGWEFAPSGEFADPLYGARYLREIYLKADPNYTGRVTTPVLWDRREATIVNNESREIMRMLDREFGAFARNDADLCPAELQEEVDRALDELYDPVNNGVYRAGFATTQEAYEEAVTELFAALDRYEELLGGRRYLLGGRITEADLAFFTTLVRFDPVYHYHFKCNLRRISDYPNLWGYLRDLYQLPGVAETVRLDHIKEHYYTSHASINPSRIVPRGPVLDLAAPHGRERLAG from the coding sequence TTGAGCATGGGCATGCTCGTTGAGGGGGAGTGGGTCGCAGAGGATCGGCTCAGCGACGAGCAGGGGCGCTTCGTGCGCCGGGAGAGCCGGTTCCGGGATCGGATCACCGCGGACGGATCGAGCGGCTTCGCCGCCGAGCCGGGACGGTACCACCTGTACGTCTCATGGGCCTGTCCCTGGGCCCACCGGACCGCGATAATGCGGCGGCTCAAGGGGCTCGAGGATGCGGTCTCGCTCTCCAGCGTCCTGCCGCACATGGGGGAGGACGGCTGGGAGTTCGCCCCCTCGGGGGAGTTCGCCGACCCCCTCTACGGGGCGCGGTATTTGCGCGAGATCTACCTGAAGGCCGACCCGAACTACACCGGACGGGTCACCACCCCGGTGCTCTGGGACCGTCGGGAGGCCACCATCGTCAACAACGAGTCCCGCGAGATCATGCGGATGCTCGACAGGGAGTTCGGGGCGTTCGCTCGAAACGACGCGGACCTCTGCCCCGCGGAGCTGCAGGAGGAGGTGGACCGCGCGCTGGACGAACTCTACGACCCCGTCAACAACGGCGTCTACCGGGCCGGGTTCGCGACCACCCAGGAGGCTTACGAGGAGGCGGTCACGGAGCTCTTCGCCGCGCTCGACCGCTACGAGGAACTGCTCGGCGGACGGCGCTACCTGCTCGGAGGACGGATCACGGAGGCCGACCTGGCCTTCTTCACCACGCTGGTGCGCTTCGACCCGGTCTACCATTACCATTTCAAGTGCAACCTCCGGCGCATCTCGGACTACCCGAACCTCTGGGGCTACCTGCGCGACCTCTACCAGCTGCCGGGGGTGGCGGAGACGGTACGCCTGGACCACATAAAGGAGCACTACTACACCAGCCACGCGAGCATAAACCCCTCCCGCATCGTTCCCAGAGGCCCGGTGCTCGATCTTGCCGCCCCGCACGGCCGGGAGCGACTGGCAGGCTAG
- the rapZ gene encoding RNase adapter RapZ, translated as MSEEASQPTRIPTAERRQIVIITGLSGAGKSNALRAFEDAGYFCIDNLPPRMIPQVMEMSAGSPGGPEGVVVVADIRGRRYFGGELERVIGEVEAAEGWEKRLLFLEADDATLIRRYKESRRPHPAARGGDVLEAIRSERRDLAPLRERADVVVDTSGYSALDVRLRFKRLAESLSGRLTVSLISFGFKHGAPLDVDTLFDVRFLPNPHYDPSLRPLTGRDRPVREAVLGHPDAREFVERVCGLLSFLIPRYAAEGKTYFTVGIGCTGGRHRSVAIAEELARRLGSGRDGVEVDLYVRHRDLDSG; from the coding sequence ATGAGCGAGGAAGCCTCGCAGCCCACCCGGATCCCGACCGCCGAGCGGCGGCAGATCGTGATCATCACCGGTCTCTCCGGTGCCGGGAAATCCAACGCGCTCCGGGCCTTCGAGGACGCCGGCTACTTCTGCATCGACAACCTCCCGCCGCGGATGATTCCCCAGGTCATGGAGATGAGCGCCGGCAGCCCCGGCGGCCCCGAGGGGGTCGTGGTGGTCGCGGACATCCGCGGGCGGCGCTACTTCGGCGGCGAGCTCGAGCGGGTGATCGGTGAGGTGGAGGCCGCCGAGGGATGGGAAAAGCGGCTGCTGTTCCTGGAGGCGGACGACGCCACGCTGATCCGCCGCTACAAGGAGAGCCGCAGACCTCACCCGGCGGCTCGCGGCGGTGACGTGCTGGAGGCCATCCGCTCCGAGCGGCGGGACCTCGCCCCTTTGCGGGAACGGGCCGACGTGGTGGTGGACACCTCGGGATACTCGGCGCTCGACGTGCGACTGCGCTTCAAGCGGCTCGCCGAGTCCCTCTCCGGGCGCCTGACGGTGAGCCTCATCTCCTTCGGCTTCAAGCATGGGGCTCCCCTGGACGTGGACACCCTCTTCGACGTGCGCTTTCTCCCCAACCCCCACTACGATCCCTCTCTCAGGCCGCTCACCGGGCGGGATAGGCCGGTGCGCGAGGCGGTGCTCGGGCATCCCGACGCCAGAGAGTTCGTGGAGCGGGTCTGCGGTCTGCTTTCTTTCCTCATCCCCCGCTACGCCGCCGAGGGGAAGACCTACTTCACGGTGGGGATCGGCTGCACCGGCGGCCGCCACCGCTCGGTGGCCATCGCCGAGGAGCTCGCCCGGCGGCTGGGGTCGGGGCGGGACGGGGTGGAGGTGGACCTCTACGTCCGGCACCGGGATCTGGACTCGGGATGA
- the tpiA gene encoding triose-phosphate isomerase — protein sequence MAQERRPLMAANWKMNKTVREAQDYMAALLPRVDGLAGEVDVAVFAPFTCLSEVARMAEGSGVIAGAQNFFYEDSGAYTGEVSAPMLLDVGARASIVGHSERRELFCETDEAVARKTRRAVEAGLLPVVCVGETKEERDAGRMWEKVSGQVRAVVEGLGDAPGGSLVFAYEPIWAIGTGETASPEDAQEAIGRIRGLLGELRGEKFAEEARILYGGSIKPGNVSEIMAQKDVDGGLVGGASLEVDSFLQLVEAARG from the coding sequence ATGGCGCAGGAGAGAAGGCCGCTCATGGCGGCCAACTGGAAGATGAACAAGACCGTCCGGGAGGCGCAGGACTACATGGCCGCCCTGCTCCCGCGGGTGGACGGCCTGGCCGGGGAGGTGGACGTGGCGGTCTTCGCCCCGTTCACCTGCCTCTCGGAGGTCGCCCGGATGGCGGAGGGCTCCGGGGTCATCGCCGGGGCGCAGAACTTCTTCTACGAGGACTCCGGGGCGTACACCGGGGAGGTCTCCGCCCCGATGCTCCTGGACGTGGGGGCGCGGGCCTCCATCGTGGGCCACTCGGAGCGGCGGGAGCTGTTCTGCGAGACCGACGAGGCGGTCGCGCGCAAGACCCGCCGCGCGGTGGAGGCCGGGCTCTTGCCGGTGGTCTGCGTCGGCGAGACCAAGGAGGAGCGGGATGCGGGCCGGATGTGGGAGAAGGTCTCGGGCCAGGTGCGGGCCGTGGTCGAGGGGCTCGGGGACGCCCCTGGCGGGTCGCTCGTCTTCGCCTACGAGCCCATCTGGGCCATCGGCACCGGGGAGACGGCCTCTCCAGAGGACGCCCAGGAAGCCATCGGGCGCATCCGGGGGTTGCTCGGCGAGTTGAGGGGCGAGAAGTTCGCCGAAGAAGCGCGCATCCTCTACGGCGGCTCCATAAAGCCCGGCAACGTCTCTGAGATCATGGCGCAGAAGGACGTCGACGGTGGCCTCGTGGGTGGGGCCAGCCTGGAGGTGGACTCCTTCCTGCAGCTCGTGGAGGCGGCCCGGGGGTAA
- a CDS encoding phosphoglycerate kinase: protein MDKRSVRDLELSGKKVLVRVDFNVPVKDGRVTDDTRIRRALPTIRHLLDRGAKVALISHLGRPKGEPDPRYSMDPVARRLEELLGEPVRKLDVAVGPEVERALEEPGRGVILLENSRFYPGETKNDPEFAAALAAPFDLYVNDAFGAAHRAHATTVGVAERLPAAAGFLLEEELDYLDGVLRSPERPFVAILGGAKVSDKLGVIERLLEVADRLLVGGAMCFTFLKAKGLGVGASLVEDDYLGEARRLMEEAADRLVLPVDVVVAERMEEGAETRTVGVEEIPAGWMGLDIGPRTVDLFRRHILEARTIFWNGPMGVFEIDAFARGTEGVARAVAESGATSVVGGGDSVAAVRKLGLEDRMSHISTGGGASLEYVEGRELPGVAVLPGRGED, encoded by the coding sequence ATGGACAAGCGGAGCGTGAGGGACCTCGAGCTGAGCGGGAAGAAGGTTCTCGTCCGGGTGGACTTCAACGTGCCGGTGAAGGACGGCCGGGTGACCGACGACACCCGCATCCGGCGGGCGCTGCCCACCATCCGCCACCTGTTGGATCGGGGGGCGAAGGTCGCCCTGATCTCCCACCTGGGCCGCCCGAAGGGCGAGCCCGACCCCCGCTACAGCATGGACCCGGTGGCCCGGCGGCTCGAGGAGCTGCTCGGCGAGCCGGTCAGGAAGCTGGATGTCGCGGTTGGCCCGGAGGTCGAGCGGGCGCTCGAGGAGCCGGGGCGCGGCGTGATCCTGCTGGAGAACTCCCGCTTCTATCCCGGCGAAACCAAGAACGACCCGGAGTTCGCCGCGGCGCTCGCCGCTCCCTTCGACCTCTACGTGAACGACGCCTTCGGGGCGGCCCACCGGGCCCACGCCACCACCGTGGGGGTCGCCGAGCGGCTGCCCGCCGCCGCGGGCTTCCTGCTGGAGGAGGAGCTGGACTACCTGGACGGGGTGCTGCGCAGCCCGGAGCGGCCCTTCGTGGCCATCCTCGGCGGGGCGAAGGTCTCGGACAAGCTGGGGGTCATCGAGCGCCTGCTGGAGGTCGCCGACCGGCTGCTCGTCGGTGGGGCGATGTGCTTCACGTTCCTCAAGGCGAAGGGTCTCGGGGTCGGTGCCTCGCTGGTCGAGGACGACTACCTCGGCGAGGCCCGGCGCCTGATGGAGGAGGCCGCCGACCGGCTGGTGCTCCCGGTGGACGTGGTCGTCGCCGAGAGGATGGAGGAGGGGGCCGAGACCCGGACGGTGGGCGTAGAGGAGATCCCGGCTGGCTGGATGGGGCTGGATATCGGGCCCCGGACGGTGGATCTCTTCCGCCGGCACATCCTGGAGGCCCGGACCATCTTCTGGAACGGACCCATGGGCGTCTTCGAGATAGACGCCTTCGCCAGGGGCACCGAGGGCGTCGCGAGGGCCGTCGCCGAGAGCGGGGCCACCAGCGTCGTAGGGGGTGGCGACTCGGTGGCCGCCGTCAGGAAGCTCGGGCTGGAGGACAGGATGAGCCACATCTCCACCGGCGGCGGTGCCTCGCTGGAGTACGTCGAGGGCAGGGAGCTGCCCGGGGTGGCGGTGCTGCCCGGCAGGGGGGAGGATTAG
- a CDS encoding gluconeogenesis factor YvcK family protein, translating into MSRDGEDLRVVAFGGGTGLPVLLRGLKDMVGDLVAVVTVADDGGSSGRLRQELGVAPPGDVRNCLVALAGRRRLAEVFSYRFEAGEELRDHAVGNIIIAALADMAGGFCEGVEQAARFLRAKGRVYPASTESLTLVVRCEDGTVVRGESVVREVDKRIDRVEVEPRDAPAPPPVIEAIEEADVVVLSPGSLFTSIIPSLLGGGVREALARFGGPVLYAANVMTQPGETSGFTASDHVRAISRHVGPVITDVLVHRGRIPAPVLDRYAAKGAFPVAVDREQLEREGVRVREADLLSESWEAGVRHDPGKLAREVCEAALVRL; encoded by the coding sequence GTGAGCAGGGACGGCGAGGATCTTCGCGTGGTCGCCTTCGGCGGTGGCACCGGGCTTCCGGTGCTGCTGCGGGGGCTCAAAGACATGGTCGGCGATCTCGTCGCGGTCGTCACCGTGGCCGACGACGGGGGCTCCAGCGGCCGGCTGCGCCAGGAGCTGGGGGTGGCCCCGCCCGGCGACGTCCGCAACTGCCTGGTCGCCCTGGCCGGCCGCCGGAGGCTCGCCGAGGTCTTCAGCTACCGGTTCGAGGCAGGGGAGGAGCTCAGGGACCACGCGGTGGGCAACATCATCATCGCGGCCCTGGCGGACATGGCCGGGGGCTTCTGCGAGGGGGTGGAGCAGGCCGCCCGCTTTCTGCGGGCGAAGGGCCGGGTCTATCCGGCCTCCACCGAGAGCCTCACCCTGGTGGTCCGCTGTGAGGACGGCACGGTGGTCCGGGGGGAGTCGGTCGTGAGGGAGGTGGACAAGCGGATAGACCGGGTGGAGGTCGAACCGCGGGACGCCCCGGCTCCCCCGCCGGTGATAGAGGCCATAGAGGAGGCGGACGTCGTGGTCCTGAGCCCCGGAAGCCTCTTCACCAGCATCATCCCCTCTCTGTTGGGGGGTGGGGTGCGGGAGGCGCTCGCCCGCTTCGGGGGGCCGGTGCTCTACGCGGCGAACGTCATGACCCAGCCCGGAGAGACCTCGGGCTTCACCGCCTCCGACCACGTCCGGGCGATCTCGCGCCACGTGGGGCCGGTGATCACCGACGTGCTCGTGCACCGGGGTCGGATCCCCGCCCCAGTGCTCGACCGCTACGCGGCGAAGGGCGCGTTCCCGGTCGCGGTGGACCGCGAGCAGCTGGAGCGCGAGGGGGTCCGGGTGCGGGAGGCGGACCTGCTCTCGGAGAGTTGGGAGGCCGGCGTCCGGCACGACCCCGGGAAGCTGGCCCGGGAGGTGTGTGAGGCTGCACTCGTTCGCCTCTGA
- the secG gene encoding preprotein translocase subunit SecG codes for MVYVLAFLHLVFCIALVGLILLHSGKGGGLSASLGGGVGGPFSGTTIMEKNLTRLTLVVLGLFVLTNVALVFLG; via the coding sequence ATGGTATACGTGCTGGCTTTTCTGCACTTGGTCTTCTGCATAGCCCTCGTGGGCCTCATCCTGCTGCACTCGGGCAAGGGCGGCGGGCTCTCGGCTTCCCTGGGGGGCGGGGTCGGAGGTCCCTTCTCCGGGACGACGATCATGGAGAAGAACCTCACCCGCCTGACCCTGGTGGTGCTGGGCCTCTTCGTCCTCACCAACGTGGCGCTGGTCTTTCTGGGATAG
- a CDS encoding penicillin acylase family protein: MRGALRWAGISVLLLLALLAAAACGGYLYLRIYTAPQTSGTLELAGLRKPVQVVREPSGVVHIRAANEHDLFFALGVAHAQDRLWQMEFQRRVGAGRLSEVLGRAALEQDRFLRTFGFYRAARNAYRSLGSEGKSAVDAYVAGVNAYLRTDPGLPLEFRLLGYEPEPWRPADVLVWAKMMSFDLSANYESELERYRLRARGVEPERIAELMPAYPEDGPVVLPEGAEVPPAGERQAEALLRLRRSLPRSVEASNNWVVSGRRTGSGSPLLANDPHLGLGVPALWYLAHLESPTLEAVGATLPGVPGVVIGRNRDIAWGVTNVGADVQDLYVLEETEGGRGYRHGEEVLPYRVREERIRVKDAEDVVLRVRETVYGPVVSGVVDAPGGRPLALRWTSLEPEDRTIEAFLGINRARNWREFNEALRSYKAPSQNFVYADEEGNIGYVAPGKFPVRQEGHSGLAPVPGDGRWDWRGSVPFEEWPRAFNPREGFIVTANNKAVPDSYPHRISLEWAEPYRAERIRRMILSAGRLGVEDIVRIQQDRRSLLFEDFRPVLEELRVRDERARRWRERLLRWGGEVRPGSEEAAVFEAWYTELTRLPAREVGQEYWDEPRYLLRAMRRGDTACEPSGSREDCLRFAARALGRTLERLGEEVPEWGRVHRAVFEHPVLSETPLARLAGREVSAGGDGYTVNVGPYDPASFRMDSGPSYRQVIDLAPEGRSLYVIPMGQSGSPLSGRFDDLLGLWSGGGYLRMRTAGYEADDTLILRPSR; the protein is encoded by the coding sequence TTGCGCGGGGCGCTCCGGTGGGCGGGGATCTCGGTGCTCCTCCTGCTCGCGCTGCTCGCCGCCGCGGCCTGCGGCGGATACCTCTACCTGAGGATCTACACCGCGCCGCAGACCAGCGGCACCCTGGAGCTCGCGGGCTTGCGGAAGCCGGTTCAGGTAGTGCGCGAGCCCTCCGGGGTGGTCCACATCCGGGCCGCGAACGAACACGACCTCTTCTTCGCCCTCGGCGTCGCCCACGCCCAGGACCGGCTATGGCAGATGGAGTTCCAGCGGCGGGTGGGGGCCGGGAGGCTCTCCGAGGTGCTCGGCCGGGCCGCGCTCGAGCAGGACCGCTTTTTGAGGACCTTCGGCTTCTACCGGGCGGCGAGGAACGCCTACCGGAGCCTCGGGTCGGAGGGGAAGTCCGCCGTGGATGCCTACGTGGCCGGGGTGAACGCCTACCTGCGCACCGACCCGGGTCTGCCGCTGGAGTTCCGGCTTCTCGGCTACGAGCCCGAGCCCTGGCGTCCGGCCGACGTGCTGGTGTGGGCGAAGATGATGAGCTTCGACCTCTCGGCCAACTACGAATCGGAGCTGGAGCGCTACCGGCTGCGGGCGAGAGGGGTGGAGCCGGAGCGCATCGCGGAGCTGATGCCGGCCTATCCAGAGGACGGGCCGGTCGTTCTCCCGGAGGGGGCCGAGGTCCCGCCGGCCGGGGAGCGGCAGGCGGAGGCCCTGCTCCGGCTGCGGCGCTCGCTCCCCCGCTCGGTCGAGGCCTCCAACAACTGGGTCGTCTCGGGGCGGCGCACCGGGAGCGGTTCGCCGCTGCTGGCCAACGACCCGCACCTCGGTCTCGGGGTGCCCGCGCTGTGGTACCTGGCGCACCTGGAATCCCCGACGCTCGAGGCCGTGGGGGCCACCCTGCCGGGCGTTCCCGGGGTCGTCATCGGGCGCAACCGGGACATAGCCTGGGGCGTCACCAACGTGGGCGCCGATGTGCAGGACCTCTACGTGCTGGAGGAGACGGAGGGGGGAAGGGGTTACCGCCACGGGGAGGAGGTGCTCCCGTACCGGGTGCGGGAGGAGAGGATCCGGGTGAAGGACGCGGAGGACGTCGTCCTGCGGGTGCGCGAGACGGTCTACGGGCCGGTCGTCTCCGGCGTGGTCGACGCTCCGGGGGGCCGGCCGCTTGCGCTGCGCTGGACCAGCCTCGAGCCCGAGGATCGGACCATAGAGGCCTTCCTCGGGATAAACCGGGCCCGGAACTGGCGGGAGTTCAACGAGGCCCTGCGGTCGTACAAGGCGCCGAGCCAGAACTTCGTCTACGCCGACGAAGAGGGGAACATCGGGTATGTGGCCCCCGGGAAGTTCCCGGTGCGCCAGGAGGGGCACAGCGGGCTCGCGCCGGTTCCCGGCGACGGCCGGTGGGACTGGAGGGGGAGCGTCCCGTTCGAGGAGTGGCCGCGGGCGTTCAACCCCCGGGAGGGGTTCATCGTCACGGCCAACAACAAGGCCGTCCCAGACTCCTATCCCCACAGAATCTCGCTGGAGTGGGCCGAACCGTACCGGGCCGAGAGGATCCGGCGGATGATCCTCTCGGCCGGGAGGCTCGGGGTCGAGGACATAGTGCGCATCCAGCAGGACCGGCGCTCGCTGCTCTTCGAGGACTTCCGGCCGGTGCTGGAGGAGCTCCGGGTCCGGGACGAGAGGGCCCGGCGGTGGCGGGAACGGCTCCTGCGGTGGGGCGGCGAGGTCCGGCCGGGCTCGGAGGAGGCGGCGGTCTTCGAGGCCTGGTACACGGAACTCACCCGCCTCCCCGCGCGGGAGGTCGGTCAGGAGTACTGGGATGAGCCCCGCTATCTGCTGCGGGCCATGCGGCGCGGAGATACCGCCTGCGAGCCCTCCGGGAGCCGGGAGGACTGCCTGCGCTTCGCCGCCCGGGCGCTGGGACGGACCCTGGAGCGTCTGGGGGAGGAGGTGCCGGAGTGGGGCAGGGTGCACCGGGCGGTCTTCGAGCACCCGGTGCTCTCCGAGACCCCGCTGGCCCGCCTCGCCGGGCGCGAGGTCTCTGCGGGGGGCGACGGCTACACGGTCAACGTCGGGCCCTATGACCCGGCGAGCTTCCGGATGGACTCGGGCCCGAGCTACCGGCAGGTGATCGACCTCGCCCCGGAGGGGCGCTCGCTCTACGTGATCCCGATGGGGCAGTCCGGGAGCCCGCTCTCCGGGCGCTTCGACGACCTCCTCGGGCTCTGGAGCGGGGGTGGGTACCTGCGGATGCGGACCGCCGG
- the gap gene encoding type I glyceraldehyde-3-phosphate dehydrogenase, producing MAVRIGINGFGRIGMLVAKAAMQRGDVEVVAVNDLMPMESLALLFKRDSTHGIWDEDVSLEGSVLRVGERQIKTFSEREPSGIPWGEVGADIVVESTGKFTSRDGAAGHLEGGAKKVVISAPAKGADATFVYKVNHETYDPQNHQVVSNASCTTNCIIPMVKVLQDNFGIESGFMTTCHAYTNDQSLLDAAHKDPRRARSAPNNIVPTSTGAARTAGVIYPELQGKVDGMALRVPVPDGSVTDFVAELSREASVEEVNEAFRRAAEGELSGILEYSEAPIVSQDIVGNPASCIFDAPLTMSTGRTVKVLGWYDNEWGYSNRTVDLVRYIGERL from the coding sequence GTGGCTGTACGGATAGGGATAAACGGTTTCGGACGGATCGGGATGCTCGTGGCCAAGGCGGCCATGCAGCGCGGCGACGTGGAGGTCGTCGCGGTGAACGACCTGATGCCGATGGAGAGCCTCGCTCTGCTCTTCAAGCGGGACTCCACCCACGGCATCTGGGACGAGGACGTATCCCTGGAGGGCAGCGTCCTCCGCGTGGGGGAGAGGCAGATAAAGACCTTCTCCGAGCGCGAGCCCTCCGGCATCCCCTGGGGGGAGGTCGGGGCCGACATCGTCGTCGAGTCCACCGGCAAGTTCACCAGCCGCGACGGCGCCGCCGGGCATCTCGAGGGTGGGGCGAAGAAGGTAGTCATCAGCGCCCCGGCCAAGGGCGCCGACGCCACCTTCGTCTACAAGGTCAACCACGAGACCTACGACCCGCAGAACCACCAGGTGGTCTCCAACGCCAGCTGCACCACCAACTGCATCATCCCGATGGTCAAGGTCCTGCAGGACAACTTCGGCATCGAGAGCGGCTTCATGACCACCTGCCACGCCTACACCAACGATCAGAGCCTCTTGGACGCGGCACACAAGGACCCCCGCAGGGCCCGCAGCGCCCCCAACAACATCGTGCCCACCTCCACCGGCGCCGCCCGGACGGCCGGCGTGATCTACCCCGAGCTGCAGGGCAAAGTGGACGGGATGGCCCTCCGGGTCCCGGTGCCGGACGGTTCGGTCACGGACTTCGTCGCCGAGCTCTCCCGGGAGGCCAGCGTGGAGGAGGTCAACGAGGCCTTCCGTAGGGCCGCCGAGGGCGAGCTCTCCGGCATCCTGGAGTACTCCGAGGCCCCCATCGTCTCCCAGGACATCGTGGGCAACCCGGCCAGCTGCATCTTCGATGCCCCGCTGACGATGTCCACCGGCCGCACGGTGAAGGTGCTCGGCTGGTACGACAACGAGTGGGGCTACTCCAACCGCACGGTGGATCTGGTGCGGTACATCGGGGAGCGGCTCTAG